The Cohnella abietis genome has a segment encoding these proteins:
- a CDS encoding DUF4910 domain-containing protein — translation MRDLIEPYYMLNRVTVGDETSQFARSLATQLNADLLSLPSGTPCLTWTVPDKWVVREAYIETLEGERIADFAWNPLYLNSYSAPFSGILSLSELLEYVSTHPELEDRLIYLNRWQYHKKHTKWGFSIPKSKVDSLQDEHYRVHVDTSFEPGELDVIDWILPGQTKETVFFAAHTCHPGQVNDGVACIAVLVELFQYLQSLPERHYTYRLIVGPEYYAAAAILAHGKDIQHLRYGFYLDMMANALPLSFSRSFSGNSYADRIARSVLAHYDTDQLGAPYRSLYGNDEMFYDGPGFEIPTVCLSRHPYRYYHTDWDNLENCDFDKLEESLAVLKDIVETFETDTIPSRNFEGPLYLTDYNLYIDPKLDQRGYTALQEIQILMNGQRSCLEIAELIGVDFLFVRTFVNELCKHKLVTLKHSNTPTTAIDSSFSTLLLEAIR, via the coding sequence ATGAGAGACTTAATCGAGCCTTATTACATGCTTAATCGCGTTACTGTAGGAGATGAGACATCACAATTTGCCCGTAGCCTTGCTACGCAGTTAAATGCAGACCTCCTATCCCTCCCTTCAGGAACACCCTGCTTGACCTGGACCGTTCCCGACAAGTGGGTCGTTCGGGAAGCCTACATTGAAACATTAGAGGGAGAGCGGATTGCAGATTTCGCATGGAACCCGCTTTACTTGAATTCTTACTCAGCCCCATTTAGCGGAATATTATCCCTCTCGGAGCTGCTAGAGTATGTATCCACCCATCCCGAGCTAGAAGATAGACTCATTTATCTCAACCGCTGGCAGTACCACAAGAAGCACACCAAATGGGGCTTCAGCATTCCCAAATCTAAGGTCGATAGCCTGCAGGATGAACATTATCGGGTTCATGTCGACACTTCATTCGAGCCGGGGGAGTTAGATGTAATTGACTGGATCTTGCCTGGTCAAACGAAAGAAACGGTGTTTTTTGCCGCCCATACCTGCCACCCCGGACAAGTAAACGATGGAGTCGCCTGCATTGCGGTACTGGTTGAGCTGTTTCAATATTTGCAATCGTTGCCCGAGAGACATTACACATACCGCCTAATCGTAGGACCTGAGTATTATGCAGCAGCAGCGATATTAGCGCATGGGAAAGACATCCAGCACCTTCGGTACGGATTTTATTTAGACATGATGGCTAACGCCCTGCCTCTGAGCTTCTCCCGCTCCTTTAGCGGAAATAGCTATGCAGATCGAATAGCCCGTAGTGTTCTTGCCCATTACGATACTGATCAATTAGGGGCACCTTATCGCAGTCTCTATGGGAACGATGAGATGTTCTACGATGGCCCGGGGTTTGAAATTCCGACGGTTTGTCTCAGCCGTCATCCCTATCGTTATTATCATACGGATTGGGACAATCTCGAAAACTGTGATTTTGACAAATTGGAGGAGTCGCTTGCTGTGCTAAAGGATATCGTTGAGACGTTCGAGACCGATACTATTCCATCTCGCAATTTCGAGGGTCCGCTATATTTAACAGACTACAATCTATACATTGACCCTAAATTGGATCAGCGAGGATATACCGCCCTTCAGGAAATACAGATTTTAATGAATGGGCAAAGAAGCTGCCTAGAAATTGCGGAGCTAATCGGCGTCGATTTCCTATTTGTAAGAACCTTCGTTAATGAACTGTGCAAGCATAAGCTAGTAACCCTAAAGCATTCTAATACCCCGACAACAGCCATCGACTCCAGCTTCTCGACTTTGCTCTTGGAGGCGATTAGATGA
- a CDS encoding sugar transferase, with protein sequence MELEAPRISLQQGLAKRLLDVSLAAFGMIFLLPVFLLVAVSIKLDDPKGKVFFQQTRVGKNGKTFKMYKFRSMVSNADQILNHILHLNEIDGAMFKIKDDPRITRVGRFIRRTSLDELPQFINVLKGDMSLVGPRPPLPREVETYTTYERQRLQVIPGCTGLWQVSGRNNIDFKAMVELDLKYINQRSIWFDIKLIFRTISVMFRTKDAY encoded by the coding sequence ATGGAGTTAGAAGCGCCTCGAATTAGTTTACAGCAGGGATTAGCCAAAAGATTGCTGGATGTGAGTCTGGCGGCATTCGGAATGATTTTCCTTCTGCCGGTATTTTTACTGGTTGCCGTTTCCATTAAATTGGATGACCCCAAAGGGAAGGTGTTCTTCCAGCAGACGCGTGTGGGGAAGAATGGGAAAACCTTCAAGATGTATAAGTTCCGTTCCATGGTTAGCAACGCGGATCAAATTCTGAATCATATCCTTCACCTTAATGAGATTGACGGGGCAATGTTCAAAATAAAGGACGACCCACGCATTACTAGAGTAGGTCGCTTTATACGGAGAACAAGCTTAGATGAGTTGCCGCAGTTCATTAATGTTCTCAAGGGGGATATGAGCTTAGTGGGACCACGCCCCCCACTGCCGCGAGAGGTCGAGACTTATACGACCTATGAAAGACAAAGACTCCAGGTTATTCCAGGCTGCACGGGCTTATGGCAAGTCAGTGGCCGTAATAATATCGACTTCAAAGCGATGGTGGAGCTTGATTTGAAATATATTAACCAAAGGTCCATTTGGTTTGATATTAAGTTAATTTTCAGAACGATAAGTGTGATGTTTCGAACGAAAGACGCTTATTAG
- a CDS encoding glycosyltransferase WbuB — protein MARSSRQIKLLLYSINFAPELTGIGKYNGEMVRWLAEHGYDVRVVTAPPYYPHWKVQEGYSAYRYTAEEWNGAKVWRCPVWVPKSGSGIKRLLHLFSFAVSSIPLLIRHMLWRPDVCLVVEPPIALSPMVVALAAILKVKTWLHVQDFEVDAAFELGILPNHKGLNSFIVGLEGWLMRRFNTVSSISEPMTQRLLKKGVSQSKIRLFPNWVDISAIHPLPESVRNKYRQEMGYRDGDLVVLYSGNMGEKQGLETVLDTAERLRSMPNITFILCGDGVAKKKLEEKARTKQLTNVRFLSLQPAEKLNELLNMADVHLLMQKRNASDLVMPSKLTGMLASGRAVIAMAEESTAVYTVIQQSRAGMLVPPEDADKLAEALVSLADRADDRKLCGTHAREYAVAHLGYNSVMSKFQQTMIEIGVGIK, from the coding sequence ATGGCCCGATCATCACGTCAAATAAAGCTGTTGCTCTACAGCATTAATTTTGCTCCCGAGCTAACGGGTATAGGCAAATATAATGGGGAAATGGTTAGATGGCTCGCGGAGCATGGATATGATGTGCGTGTCGTAACAGCCCCTCCCTACTATCCGCATTGGAAGGTACAGGAGGGCTATTCTGCCTACCGTTATACTGCGGAGGAGTGGAACGGTGCAAAGGTATGGCGCTGCCCAGTGTGGGTGCCGAAATCGGGTTCAGGTATTAAGCGACTGCTTCATTTGTTCTCATTTGCGGTGTCCAGCATTCCTTTGCTAATAAGGCATATGTTATGGCGGCCTGACGTTTGTCTCGTTGTGGAGCCTCCTATCGCGCTCTCTCCAATGGTAGTTGCCTTAGCCGCAATCCTAAAGGTCAAAACCTGGCTGCACGTTCAGGACTTTGAGGTCGATGCCGCATTTGAGCTAGGGATTTTGCCAAACCATAAGGGGTTAAATTCATTCATTGTCGGTTTGGAAGGCTGGTTGATGCGAAGATTCAATACCGTTTCCTCGATTAGCGAGCCGATGACTCAGCGCCTTCTGAAGAAAGGGGTCTCCCAGAGCAAGATTAGGCTTTTTCCTAATTGGGTAGATATTTCAGCTATTCATCCCCTACCAGAAAGCGTGAGAAATAAATATCGGCAAGAGATGGGTTACCGTGATGGAGATTTGGTCGTGCTGTATTCGGGCAATATGGGGGAAAAACAAGGCTTAGAAACGGTGCTCGATACTGCGGAGCGATTACGCTCTATGCCCAACATTACTTTCATCCTCTGCGGGGATGGAGTAGCTAAGAAGAAGCTAGAAGAGAAGGCACGGACTAAGCAGCTAACCAATGTCCGATTTCTATCCTTGCAGCCTGCGGAAAAGCTCAACGAGCTCTTAAACATGGCGGATGTTCATCTACTTATGCAGAAAAGGAATGCTTCCGATTTGGTTATGCCCTCTAAGCTAACGGGGATGCTGGCCAGTGGAAGGGCGGTTATCGCAATGGCAGAAGAATCTACGGCGGTATATACGGTTATTCAGCAATCACGGGCGGGCATGCTTGTGCCACCGGAGGACGCGGATAAGCTGGCTGAAGCTTTGGTGTCATTGGCGGACCGAGCAGATGATCGTAAGCTTTGTGGAACGCATGCGAGAGAATACGCAGTTGCCCACTTAGGCTACAATTCGGTCATGAGTAAATTCCAACAAACTATGATAGAAATAGGAGTAGGCATAAAATGA
- the galU gene encoding UTP--glucose-1-phosphate uridylyltransferase GalU: MKKIKKAIIPAAGLGTRFLPATKAMPKEMLPIIDKPTIQYIVEEAVQSGIEEIIIVTGKGKRAIEDHFDSHFELEHALFEKNKLKLLEEVKRSSNLVDIHYIRQREPLGLGHAVWCARKFIGNEPFAVLLGDDIVQAEVPCLKQLMMQFEFTQKSILGVQPVPMVETHRYGIVVPEEEHGRLSNVLQIVEKPAWGTVSSNLAVLGRYILTPDIFEILENQVPGAGGEIQLTDAIQQLNIMDQVYAYQFEGKRFDVGDKLGFILTTIDFALRNEELRFPLLNVLEEIVHNLKTPKI; encoded by the coding sequence ATGAAAAAAATCAAAAAGGCTATTATTCCAGCTGCGGGCTTGGGAACCCGATTCTTGCCAGCTACCAAAGCGATGCCGAAAGAAATGCTACCAATTATTGATAAGCCGACCATTCAATATATCGTGGAGGAGGCTGTTCAATCAGGGATAGAAGAAATCATTATTGTTACTGGCAAAGGTAAAAGGGCGATCGAGGATCATTTTGACAGCCACTTCGAGCTAGAGCATGCATTGTTCGAGAAAAACAAGCTTAAGCTTCTTGAGGAAGTGAAACGATCTTCAAATCTGGTTGACATCCACTATATCCGTCAGAGAGAGCCGCTTGGTCTAGGTCATGCTGTGTGGTGTGCTCGGAAGTTCATTGGTAATGAGCCGTTCGCCGTATTGCTTGGTGACGATATTGTACAAGCTGAAGTACCTTGCCTGAAGCAATTGATGATGCAGTTCGAGTTTACTCAGAAATCTATCCTTGGCGTTCAGCCTGTACCGATGGTAGAAACTCACCGATATGGAATCGTTGTACCGGAAGAGGAGCATGGGAGACTTTCGAATGTATTGCAAATCGTAGAAAAGCCGGCGTGGGGTACAGTATCGTCTAATCTGGCTGTTCTCGGAAGATATATTTTAACCCCAGATATATTTGAGATATTAGAAAATCAAGTGCCGGGCGCAGGTGGGGAAATTCAGCTAACGGATGCTATTCAGCAATTGAACATTATGGATCAGGTATATGCTTATCAATTTGAAGGCAAGCGGTTCGATGTCGGAGATAAGCTAGGATTTATTTTAACAACGATTGATTTTGCCCTTCGTAATGAAGAATTGAGATTCCCATTGCTCAACGTGCTTGAAGAAATTGTACATAATCTGAAGACACCAAAAATATAA
- a CDS encoding DUF4910 domain-containing protein, with amino-acid sequence MDLFDRLFPINRSITGDGVRQSLRILGEIVPIKQTEYATGTECFDWTVPKEWNVRGAYVKDSQGRTLIDFKENNLHLMGYSVPFRGYVSREELMEHLLTRPDLPNAIPYMMSYYKESWGFCVEHNRLPEFTDEWYEVFIDSDLQDGHMTLGEGFIQGSSKQEILLSTYICHPSMAINELSGPLVQTMIYHYLLHRKNLKYSYRFLYLPETIGSLLYLSQYGEQLKQRVVAGYVVTCVGHGESFTYKRSKRADTLADKAAIHVLKQSGKPYTVVDWNPFGSDERQYCSEGFKLPMGSLMRTMYGQYPEYHTSLDNRSLISEEVLLETIQMYIDLIETLEANETYECTHIHGEPKLDKRGLYPYLGGTRTKEEQRQISFITNLIAFSDGHNDLIDIAEKLGEMGKELNKPAQLLEQHGLLRSLNVERYNTQYDLVN; translated from the coding sequence ATGGACTTATTTGATCGACTGTTTCCTATTAACAGAAGTATTACCGGTGACGGGGTTAGACAGTCGCTCCGTATTCTGGGCGAAATCGTCCCGATTAAGCAGACGGAATATGCGACAGGAACGGAATGCTTTGACTGGACGGTTCCGAAAGAATGGAACGTCAGAGGAGCTTACGTTAAGGATAGTCAGGGTCGTACTCTCATCGATTTTAAGGAAAACAATTTGCATCTGATGGGATACAGCGTGCCCTTTCGGGGGTACGTATCGAGGGAAGAATTGATGGAGCATCTACTCACGCGGCCCGACCTTCCGAATGCTATTCCTTATATGATGTCCTACTATAAGGAGAGCTGGGGCTTTTGCGTTGAGCATAACCGTTTGCCGGAATTTACAGATGAGTGGTACGAGGTGTTCATTGACTCCGACCTACAAGATGGACATATGACGCTGGGAGAAGGTTTCATCCAAGGCTCCTCCAAGCAGGAAATTCTTCTGTCCACCTATATCTGTCATCCATCCATGGCTATTAACGAGCTGTCCGGACCATTAGTCCAAACGATGATCTATCACTATCTGCTTCATAGAAAAAACTTGAAATACAGCTACAGATTTCTGTACTTGCCGGAAACCATTGGTTCTCTCCTCTACTTAAGCCAGTATGGGGAACAGCTCAAACAGCGGGTTGTCGCTGGTTATGTTGTGACCTGCGTGGGACACGGGGAATCCTTTACCTATAAGCGCAGCAAACGCGCCGATACACTTGCCGATAAGGCAGCCATCCATGTTCTGAAGCAGTCCGGCAAGCCCTATACTGTAGTCGACTGGAATCCATTCGGCAGTGACGAGCGGCAATACTGCAGCGAAGGCTTCAAGCTTCCGATGGGGAGCCTTATGCGTACGATGTATGGACAATATCCGGAATACCATACCTCTCTCGACAACCGATCGCTAATTTCCGAGGAGGTGCTGCTGGAAACTATCCAAATGTACATCGACCTAATCGAAACACTTGAAGCAAACGAAACATACGAATGCACCCACATTCATGGGGAGCCTAAGCTCGACAAGCGCGGATTGTATCCCTATCTAGGAGGTACCCGAACGAAGGAGGAGCAACGCCAGATTTCGTTCATTACCAACTTAATTGCTTTCAGCGATGGGCATAACGATCTTATCGATATCGCAGAAAAGCTAGGCGAGATGGGCAAAGAGCTCAATAAGCCCGCTCAGCTTCTGGAGCAGCACGGACTACTTCGCAGCTTAAATGTTGAACGATACAATACTCAATACGATTTAGTTAATTGA
- a CDS encoding putative colanic acid biosynthesis acetyltransferase, which yields MNNLIRLDLYDQTGYSRGRNGLIVLLWWFVQGSLFRYSLQPMYSWRRLLLKLFGADIGVGVKIRPSAKITYPWKVKVGEHSWIGDNAELYSLDTISVGSHCVISQNSYLCTGSHQATDPHFSLVVKPIVIEDGAWIASDVFLYPGVTVGSMAVVAARSTVLNNVPANEVHAGTPAKYIKMRFESGEEDAAYNSKIHLLRR from the coding sequence ATGAACAATCTCATTCGTCTGGACTTGTATGACCAAACGGGATATTCAAGAGGCAGGAACGGACTGATCGTTTTATTATGGTGGTTCGTTCAAGGTTCGCTCTTTCGGTATTCTCTACAGCCGATGTATTCTTGGAGAAGGCTACTGCTCAAACTGTTCGGTGCTGATATTGGGGTGGGGGTGAAAATTAGACCTTCTGCGAAAATTACTTACCCTTGGAAGGTGAAGGTTGGGGAGCATTCGTGGATCGGCGATAATGCTGAGCTGTACAGCTTGGATACCATTTCAGTTGGAAGCCATTGTGTTATCTCGCAAAATAGCTACCTGTGTACGGGTAGCCATCAAGCGACAGATCCCCATTTTTCTTTAGTCGTCAAACCCATTGTTATTGAAGACGGGGCGTGGATCGCTAGCGATGTATTCCTCTATCCAGGGGTGACGGTCGGTTCAATGGCTGTAGTTGCCGCTCGCAGTACTGTTCTCAATAATGTGCCAGCAAATGAAGTACATGCAGGAACACCTGCCAAATATATTAAGATGCGGTTCGAATCCGGTGAGGAAGATGCCGCATATAATAGCAAAATTCATTTACTGCGCCGATAA
- a CDS encoding sugar phosphate nucleotidyltransferase, translated as MKLILLSGGSGKRLWPLSNEARSKQFLKILKSPEGHMESMLQRVWRQLNNVGLAESTLFATSSKQVDMITQQIGPEANIIVEPERRDTFPAIALAASYLYSVQGANLDETVVVLPVDPFVEDKFFEQLKQLDQLLNKSSANLALIGVQPTYPSTKYGYIVPEAIAGTTEYLKVKSFREKPEEQEASRLIEIEKAMWNCGVFAFKLDYLITQLYEQGIPLQYEQLSKQYHELKKTSFDYEVVEKSDQVVMLSYEGYWKDLGTWNTLTEEMAVSQIGKSVMSEDSHHTHIINELHIPITVLGLSNVVIAASPDGILVSDKAASTRLKELILFEQRPMYEEHQWGTSKVLDHYILDESKEVLTTRISVNAGKQKGIEVHFQRTEVWNVLSGKGEVYLDGKTIPVEAGSICEIPPRAKHGLKAITDLEIIEIQTGGKLNEGDVVEFSFSWGEAVV; from the coding sequence ATGAAGCTGATTTTGCTGTCTGGTGGCTCTGGGAAGAGGCTTTGGCCACTATCAAACGAGGCACGTTCTAAGCAGTTTTTGAAAATATTAAAAAGCCCCGAGGGGCACATGGAATCGATGCTACAGCGAGTTTGGCGTCAGTTGAATAATGTAGGCTTAGCAGAAAGCACCTTATTCGCAACGAGCTCCAAGCAGGTGGATATGATTACGCAGCAAATCGGCCCAGAAGCAAACATTATCGTCGAGCCTGAACGGAGAGATACCTTTCCTGCCATTGCGCTCGCGGCCTCCTATTTATATTCCGTTCAAGGTGCCAATCTTGATGAAACGGTTGTTGTGCTTCCGGTAGATCCATTCGTGGAGGATAAGTTTTTCGAGCAATTGAAGCAATTGGATCAGCTTTTGAATAAGTCCTCAGCTAATTTGGCACTAATCGGTGTGCAACCGACGTATCCATCGACCAAATACGGTTATATCGTCCCTGAGGCAATTGCCGGCACGACGGAGTACTTAAAGGTTAAGAGCTTTCGTGAGAAGCCGGAGGAACAGGAAGCCTCGCGCCTGATTGAAATAGAAAAAGCGATGTGGAATTGCGGAGTGTTCGCGTTTAAGCTGGACTACTTGATCACACAGCTTTATGAACAGGGAATACCATTGCAATATGAACAGCTGTCTAAGCAATATCATGAGCTAAAGAAAACAAGCTTTGATTACGAGGTCGTCGAAAAGAGCGATCAGGTCGTCATGCTGTCATACGAGGGATATTGGAAGGATCTTGGAACGTGGAATACGTTAACAGAGGAAATGGCTGTTTCGCAAATTGGTAAAAGTGTTATGAGCGAGGATTCCCATCATACGCACATTATCAATGAGCTTCATATTCCCATTACTGTTCTAGGGCTATCTAATGTAGTTATTGCTGCAAGCCCGGATGGTATTCTCGTATCTGACAAAGCGGCGAGCACCCGGCTGAAAGAATTGATTTTGTTCGAGCAGAGGCCGATGTACGAGGAGCACCAATGGGGTACGTCCAAGGTGCTGGATCACTATATTTTAGATGAGAGCAAAGAAGTGTTAACGACCCGCATTTCGGTGAATGCAGGTAAGCAGAAGGGGATCGAGGTTCATTTCCAGAGGACAGAGGTTTGGAATGTTCTCAGCGGAAAAGGAGAGGTGTACCTGGATGGCAAAACGATTCCAGTCGAAGCCGGCTCTATCTGCGAGATTCCTCCGAGAGCGAAGCACGGTTTAAAAGCGATAACCGATTTAGAGATTATTGAGATTCAAACCGGTGGCAAGCTGAATGAGGGTGACGTTGTCGAATTTTCCTTCTCATGGGGAGAAGCAGTTGTTTAG
- the gmd gene encoding GDP-mannose 4,6-dehydratase gives MKRALITGITGQDGSYLAEFLLHKGYRVFGLRRRTSTPNYTNIEHILDRVEIIDGDLSDLSSLIRAIQISDPDEVYNLAAQSYVETSWPQPLLTSELTAIGVTNMLEAVRLVKPTTRFYQASSSEMFGKVQETPQKETTPFYPRSPYGVAKVYSHWMTVNYRESFNLFACSGILFNHESPRRGIEFVTRKVTNAVARIKLGLQQELRMGNLEARRDWGFAGDYVQAMWLMLQQNTPDDYVIATGETHSVRELLEVAFSYVGLDYKDYVVNDERFHRPAEVDLLLGDSDKAKKQLGWERRVGFVQLIQMMVDSDIQLNQAKSYGALKQQAYDFSDPLVAASLSDVV, from the coding sequence ATGAAAAGAGCTCTCATTACCGGTATTACTGGACAGGACGGTTCCTATTTAGCTGAGTTTCTTCTTCACAAGGGCTATCGTGTTTTCGGATTGCGTAGACGTACAAGTACACCTAATTACACGAATATCGAGCATATCTTAGATAGAGTCGAAATTATTGATGGGGATTTATCGGATTTGAGCTCCTTGATCAGGGCGATACAGATCTCTGACCCAGATGAGGTCTACAATCTCGCTGCCCAGTCGTACGTTGAAACCTCTTGGCCACAGCCGTTGCTAACGAGTGAGTTAACGGCCATTGGAGTAACAAATATGCTAGAAGCTGTGCGTTTGGTGAAGCCGACCACTCGTTTCTACCAGGCATCCAGCAGCGAAATGTTCGGTAAAGTGCAGGAAACACCGCAGAAGGAAACAACACCATTTTATCCAAGAAGCCCCTACGGTGTTGCTAAGGTGTACTCGCATTGGATGACTGTGAATTACCGCGAAAGCTTTAATCTATTCGCATGCTCAGGAATTTTGTTTAACCATGAATCTCCGCGCAGAGGCATTGAATTCGTAACTCGCAAGGTAACGAATGCAGTAGCTCGCATTAAGCTTGGGCTGCAGCAGGAGCTGCGGATGGGGAACCTTGAAGCGAGACGGGATTGGGGATTTGCAGGGGACTATGTTCAAGCTATGTGGCTAATGCTGCAGCAGAACACACCTGATGATTATGTCATTGCTACGGGAGAAACGCACTCGGTTAGAGAGCTGCTGGAGGTTGCCTTCTCTTATGTGGGATTAGATTACAAGGACTATGTCGTGAATGATGAAAGATTCCATCGTCCTGCAGAGGTTGATCTGCTGCTGGGTGACTCTGACAAGGCCAAAAAGCAATTAGGCTGGGAACGCAGGGTAGGGTTTGTGCAGCTTATTCAAATGATGGTTGATTCGGATATTCAGCTCAATCAAGCGAAATCATACGGTGCGCTTAAGCAGCAGGCCTATGACTTCTCCGACCCGTTGGTCGCGGCAAGCTTGAGCGATGTTGTATGA
- the fcl gene encoding GDP-L-fucose synthase, which yields MELNSKIYVAGHRGMVGSAIVRKLQKEGYNNLVYRTSRELDLRDANAVNEFFEKESIDYVFLAAAKVGGIVANRDYPGEFIRDNLLIQTNVIDAAYSHYVKKLIFLGSSCIYPKHAPQPLKEHYLLSGPLEPTNEPYAIAKIAGITMCQSYNRQYGTNFISVMPTNLYGPFDNFDMQTSHVLPALLRKMHDAKESGQRAVEIWGTGKPFREFLHVDDLADACVYLMNQYNDNEIVNIGTGEDLTILELANLVRDVVGYKGELIFNSDMPDGTPRKQLDVSKLSELGWNASISLKQGVENTYSWYLQSKQNLALTGEH from the coding sequence ATGGAACTGAATTCGAAAATATATGTTGCTGGTCACAGAGGAATGGTGGGATCCGCAATCGTTAGAAAGCTGCAAAAGGAAGGCTACAACAATCTTGTGTACCGCACTAGCCGGGAGCTGGATTTAAGGGACGCCAATGCTGTTAATGAATTTTTTGAGAAGGAATCTATAGATTATGTATTCCTGGCAGCGGCCAAAGTGGGAGGTATTGTTGCAAATCGGGACTATCCTGGAGAGTTCATACGCGACAACCTGCTTATTCAGACCAACGTGATTGATGCAGCTTATAGCCATTACGTTAAGAAGCTCATATTTCTAGGAAGCAGCTGCATCTATCCTAAGCATGCTCCTCAGCCGCTTAAAGAGCATTATTTGCTAAGTGGTCCCCTTGAGCCGACGAATGAGCCTTATGCGATTGCTAAAATAGCTGGAATTACGATGTGTCAGTCCTATAACCGTCAGTATGGCACGAACTTTATATCCGTCATGCCCACTAACTTATACGGTCCCTTTGATAACTTTGATATGCAAACCTCGCATGTGTTACCAGCATTGCTTAGAAAAATGCATGATGCCAAGGAAAGCGGGCAGAGGGCCGTGGAAATATGGGGAACAGGTAAGCCGTTTCGCGAGTTTCTGCATGTGGATGACTTGGCGGATGCATGTGTGTATCTCATGAATCAATATAATGACAACGAAATTGTAAACATAGGCACAGGCGAAGATTTAACCATTCTTGAGCTCGCCAATCTTGTGCGGGATGTAGTCGGCTATAAGGGTGAGCTTATTTTCAACAGTGATATGCCAGATGGAACGCCTAGAAAACAGCTAGATGTTTCAAAGCTTTCCGAATTAGGTTGGAATGCAAGCATTTCTCTCAAGCAGGGTGTTGAAAATACGTATTCGTGGTATTTGCAAAGCAAGCAAAATCTAGCGCTAACGGGCGAACATTAG
- a CDS encoding glycosyltransferase family 4 protein, whose translation MMNVLFITNIPSPYRVEFFNELGKHCNLTVWFEAESESNRQWNVNKQNMNFTSVFLKGITVGLDKHVNWSIIKQLKQSKFDIYILGCYSSPTEMAAIRWLKSNNVPFLLNSDGGFVAQENKWKYRLKKYFISSATGWLSSGKHCTEYFVHYGADPKLIYEYPFSSLAYTEDELRPMQPSRLHAFKLKERLKQKVIVSIGQFIPRKGFSELIESFPLLDDGNTTLVIIGGGPLKEQYQIIIKELRLKNVILKEFMSREQLIEFYKATDVFVLPTRYDVWGLVINEAISFGLPVVTTTGAGAAYSLIENGGNGFIVDVSDTNGLVMKCKFLLDNDDIRSEFGAASLEVSQSYTIEKMAEKHLEWFDTFLAASKEQENKELIG comes from the coding sequence ATGATGAATGTTTTATTCATTACGAACATTCCATCGCCCTACCGGGTAGAGTTTTTTAACGAGCTAGGCAAGCATTGTAACCTGACGGTGTGGTTTGAAGCGGAGTCAGAGTCCAACCGACAATGGAACGTAAACAAGCAGAACATGAATTTTACGAGTGTCTTTCTTAAAGGCATAACTGTTGGGTTGGATAAGCACGTCAATTGGTCAATTATTAAACAGCTTAAGCAAAGCAAATTCGATATTTACATTTTGGGCTGCTACAGCTCGCCGACAGAAATGGCTGCCATACGCTGGCTTAAATCAAATAACGTTCCGTTCTTGCTTAATTCGGATGGCGGCTTCGTGGCCCAAGAGAATAAGTGGAAGTACAGACTTAAGAAGTACTTCATTTCCTCTGCCACAGGCTGGCTTTCTTCAGGCAAGCACTGTACTGAGTATTTCGTTCATTACGGTGCAGATCCTAAGCTTATTTACGAGTATCCCTTCTCTTCGTTAGCGTACACCGAGGACGAACTGAGACCGATGCAGCCCTCGAGGCTTCATGCCTTCAAGCTTAAGGAGCGGTTAAAGCAGAAGGTCATTGTATCCATCGGGCAGTTTATTCCGCGTAAGGGGTTCTCGGAGCTTATTGAGTCCTTTCCTTTGCTGGATGATGGGAACACGACTCTCGTCATTATTGGGGGAGGGCCACTGAAGGAGCAATATCAAATCATCATTAAGGAATTACGATTAAAGAACGTCATTTTGAAGGAATTTATGAGCCGAGAGCAGCTAATTGAGTTCTATAAAGCAACTGATGTGTTCGTATTGCCTACCCGCTACGATGTATGGGGATTAGTTATTAATGAAGCCATATCCTTTGGTTTGCCTGTCGTTACGACAACAGGGGCTGGCGCTGCTTATAGCTTAATTGAGAATGGCGGTAACGGGTTCATCGTTGATGTATCGGATACGAATGGACTTGTAATGAAATGTAAATTTTTATTGGACAATGACGATATTCGCAGTGAGTTTGGGGCTGCTTCCCTGGAAGTTTCCCAAAGCTATACGATTGAGAAGATGGCTGAGAAGCATTTGGAATGGTTTGATACCTTTCTAGCAGCATCCAAAGAGCAGGAGAATAAAGAATTAATTGGGTAA